A genomic stretch from Bradyrhizobium sp. 195 includes:
- a CDS encoding ABC transporter ATP-binding protein — protein MTAELLEPHVAALSVHNLHAWYGESHILHGMNLSLGQGEIVALLGRNGSGRTTTLRAIVGLVDRRAGSITVYQREAIGMKPHLVARLGIGYCPEERGIFSSLSCEENLMLPPKQRDGGMSVEQIYELLPNLAERRRAQGTRLSGGEQQMLAIARILRSGARILLLDEISEGLAPVIVDRLFDLVIRLKSLGYTVLLVEQNKYFAQPLADRFLVVERGEVVMQLTRDELDGNAAAVDRVLGI, from the coding sequence ATGACCGCCGAGCTCCTTGAGCCGCATGTCGCTGCGCTGAGTGTGCATAACCTGCACGCTTGGTACGGCGAATCCCACATCCTGCATGGCATGAACCTGTCGCTCGGGCAGGGCGAGATCGTCGCGCTGCTCGGCCGCAACGGTAGCGGACGGACGACGACCTTGCGCGCCATCGTCGGTCTGGTGGACCGCCGCGCCGGATCCATCACGGTGTATCAGCGTGAGGCGATCGGGATGAAGCCACACCTCGTGGCGCGACTCGGCATCGGCTACTGCCCCGAAGAGCGCGGCATCTTTTCCAGCTTGTCTTGTGAAGAAAATCTCATGCTGCCACCGAAGCAGCGCGACGGAGGCATGTCGGTCGAACAAATTTACGAATTGCTGCCAAACCTCGCCGAGCGTCGTCGCGCTCAGGGGACGCGATTGTCTGGTGGCGAGCAACAGATGCTGGCCATTGCTCGGATCCTGCGTAGCGGGGCGCGCATTCTGCTGCTCGACGAGATCTCCGAAGGCTTAGCGCCGGTTATCGTGGACAGATTGTTCGATCTGGTCATCAGGCTGAAAAGCCTCGGCTACACAGTCCTGCTGGTCGAGCAGAACAAGTACTTTGCCCAGCCGCTGGCCGATCGTTTTCTCGTCGTCGAGCGCGGCGAGGTCGTCATGCAGCTAACCCGTGACGAACTCGACGGCAACGCCGCCGCTGTCGATCGCGTCCTTGGTATCTAG
- a CDS encoding ABC transporter ATP-binding protein, translating into MSQAERSRAAPNDCVLEAQSLRKEFRGFVAVAGVNLKIKRGSIHALIGPNGAGKTTVFNLLTRFLPLSSGRISFESEDVTALRPDQLAARGLVRSFQISAVFANLSVADNIRLALQRPMLSALRFWAGNKAATFGEDRISGLLGQVGLESYARERAGDLPYGRKRALEIATTLAADPKVMLLDEPTQGLGHEDVDRVTDLIRRAAQGRTVVMVEHNMKMVAQIADTITVLRRGEIIAEGAYQEIAANPEVVEAYLGSKHRGDRSQSGARAS; encoded by the coding sequence ATGAGCCAGGCCGAGCGCAGTCGTGCTGCGCCGAATGATTGCGTTCTCGAAGCACAGAGCTTGCGAAAAGAGTTTCGTGGGTTCGTCGCGGTCGCAGGCGTCAACCTGAAGATAAAGCGCGGCAGCATTCACGCCTTGATCGGACCAAACGGTGCGGGCAAAACCACCGTGTTCAATCTGTTGACGCGCTTCCTTCCGCTCTCTTCGGGGCGGATCAGCTTCGAGTCCGAGGACGTCACCGCCTTGCGACCCGATCAGCTTGCTGCGCGCGGCCTCGTGCGTTCGTTCCAAATTTCGGCTGTGTTCGCCAATCTCTCGGTGGCCGACAACATCAGGCTGGCGCTGCAACGACCCATGCTGTCTGCACTGCGCTTCTGGGCCGGCAATAAGGCTGCGACATTCGGCGAAGACAGGATTTCAGGGCTGCTTGGGCAAGTGGGGCTTGAGAGCTATGCGCGGGAGCGCGCCGGCGATCTGCCATATGGTCGAAAACGGGCGCTCGAAATTGCGACGACCCTCGCGGCCGATCCGAAAGTCATGTTGCTGGACGAGCCAACCCAGGGGCTCGGACATGAGGACGTCGATCGGGTGACCGATCTGATCCGCCGCGCGGCACAGGGCCGCACCGTTGTGATGGTCGAGCATAACATGAAAATGGTCGCCCAGATTGCCGATACCATCACAGTGCTGCGGCGAGGTGAGATCATCGCTGAAGGCGCCTATCAGGAGATAGCCGCGAATCCGGAGGTGGTAGAAGCCTATCTCGGGTCCAAGCATCGAGGCGACCGCTCGCAGTCGGGGGCGCGCGCATCATGA
- a CDS encoding branched-chain amino acid ABC transporter permease, whose product MRTSTAILLAIVTVGVAAPLGGLYPLFLTKCLAFALFACSFNFFTGNVGLLSIGHAAFFGLGAYVAGHALKVWGMTPEFALGLAVLVGASLGFIMGGMAIRRQGIYFAMVTLALAQMVYFFCLQAPFTGAEDGLQRIPRGRLFGLIPLDNDLAMYGFVLVSVAGAIWGLQRLMEAPFGQVLLAIRDNEPRAMSLGYDCRGYKLMAFVISASVAALAGGLKAQTLGLASLPDAHWTQSGNVILMCLLGGLGTAVGPIVGATFIVALEGYLADFGVVNIMGVTIDLSTKIPIVIGAIFMLCVLAFRKGIVGEIVDRTKQHVRNAQAAAVTKQVDTLLQK is encoded by the coding sequence ATGCGTACTTCCACCGCGATCCTCCTTGCAATCGTTACGGTCGGCGTGGCCGCGCCGCTCGGCGGGCTCTATCCGCTGTTCCTGACGAAGTGTCTCGCGTTTGCGCTGTTCGCTTGCTCCTTCAATTTCTTCACTGGCAATGTTGGGCTATTGTCGATCGGCCATGCCGCCTTCTTCGGCCTGGGCGCTTATGTCGCTGGACACGCGCTCAAAGTCTGGGGGATGACGCCGGAATTTGCGCTCGGATTGGCCGTGCTTGTCGGAGCGTCGCTCGGCTTTATCATGGGTGGGATGGCGATCCGCCGCCAGGGCATCTATTTCGCCATGGTCACCCTTGCGCTGGCGCAGATGGTCTATTTCTTCTGTCTGCAGGCGCCCTTCACCGGGGCCGAGGACGGATTGCAGCGGATTCCTCGCGGGCGGCTGTTTGGACTAATCCCGCTCGACAATGATCTCGCGATGTATGGTTTCGTGTTGGTCTCGGTCGCTGGTGCCATATGGGGATTGCAGCGGTTGATGGAGGCACCGTTCGGGCAGGTGCTGCTTGCGATCCGGGACAACGAGCCGCGCGCGATGTCGCTCGGCTACGATTGCCGCGGCTACAAGCTCATGGCCTTCGTGATCTCGGCGTCGGTCGCGGCTCTTGCCGGCGGACTGAAGGCTCAGACCCTTGGCCTTGCATCTTTGCCCGATGCGCATTGGACCCAATCCGGCAACGTCATTCTGATGTGCCTGCTCGGCGGCCTCGGCACGGCTGTCGGCCCGATCGTCGGCGCCACTTTCATTGTGGCGCTGGAGGGCTATCTGGCCGACTTCGGAGTGGTCAACATCATGGGAGTAACGATCGATTTGTCGACCAAAATTCCGATCGTGATCGGTGCCATCTTCATGCTGTGCGTGCTGGCGTTCCGCAAGGGAATCGTCGGCGAGATTGTTGACCGGACGAAGCAGCATGTTCGGAACGCGCAAGCCGCCGCGGTCACCAAACAGGTTGACACGCTGCTGCAAAAGTAG
- a CDS encoding ABC transporter substrate-binding protein, with product MRVIFRFSLGVTLALGAAAPALAQNTGLSDGVVKIGVLTDMSGQFSHESGEGSVTAVKMAVEDFGGSVLGKPIEVVAADHQNRNEVAIAKAREWYDVDKVDMIANLINSSIALAVTNVAKEKGRIAIVNGSGTSRLTGDSCTPNSIHYAYDTYALAQGTGKALIKEGLKSWYFLTADYAFGHALEADTSAVVKANGGNIAGTVRYPIDTNDHAAFLLQAQASKANVVAIAGSGTVFINALKSAREFGVTQTLAGLLVWITDIHSMGLRSAQGLVLTNAFYWDRDEETRAFAKRFFAKMKRMPHMGDAGDYSSTMHYLNAIKAAGTDDAKTVMAKMREIPVNDFFAKNGRIREDGRFVHDMYVYEVKKPEESKYDWDYYKLRAVIPGDEAFRPLSESKCPLIQK from the coding sequence ATGAGAGTGATTTTTCGGTTCAGCTTGGGCGTGACATTGGCGCTAGGGGCGGCGGCCCCAGCCCTTGCACAAAACACTGGGCTTTCCGACGGAGTCGTCAAAATCGGTGTCCTGACCGATATGTCCGGCCAATTCTCGCACGAGTCAGGCGAAGGCTCCGTCACTGCCGTGAAGATGGCTGTCGAGGATTTCGGCGGCAGCGTGCTCGGCAAGCCGATCGAGGTCGTTGCGGCCGATCATCAGAACCGCAACGAGGTCGCGATCGCCAAGGCGCGGGAATGGTACGACGTCGACAAGGTCGACATGATCGCCAACCTGATCAACTCCTCCATCGCGCTGGCGGTCACCAATGTCGCAAAGGAGAAGGGACGGATCGCGATCGTCAACGGCTCCGGCACGTCACGGTTGACGGGCGATTCCTGCACCCCCAACAGTATCCACTATGCTTACGACACGTATGCGCTTGCGCAGGGCACAGGTAAGGCGCTGATCAAGGAAGGCCTGAAATCATGGTACTTCCTGACCGCCGACTACGCCTTCGGGCATGCCCTCGAGGCCGACACCAGTGCCGTCGTCAAGGCCAACGGCGGCAATATCGCAGGAACGGTACGCTATCCGATCGACACCAACGACCATGCGGCGTTCCTGCTCCAGGCCCAGGCATCGAAAGCAAACGTCGTCGCGATCGCAGGCTCAGGTACGGTCTTCATCAACGCGCTGAAATCGGCAAGGGAGTTCGGTGTCACGCAGACGCTGGCCGGCTTGCTGGTCTGGATCACCGATATCCACTCGATGGGCTTGCGGTCCGCGCAGGGTCTGGTGTTGACCAATGCATTCTATTGGGATCGTGACGAGGAGACGAGAGCCTTTGCGAAGCGCTTTTTCGCCAAGATGAAGCGCATGCCGCATATGGGCGACGCCGGCGACTATTCATCGACCATGCACTACCTCAATGCCATCAAGGCTGCCGGCACCGACGACGCCAAGACGGTGATGGCGAAGATGCGCGAAATCCCGGTCAACGACTTCTTCGCCAAGAATGGACGCATCCGGGAAGACGGCCGCTTCGTCCACGACATGTACGTCTATGAGGTGAAGAAGCCCGAAGAATCCAAGTATGACTGGGACTATTACAAGCTGCGGGCAGTGATCCCGGGAGACGAAGCCTTCCGGCCACTTTCCGAAAGCAAATGTCCGCTGATCCAGAAGTAG
- a CDS encoding branched-chain amino acid ABC transporter permease, which produces MVAMFDIPLQVLLGQITIGLVNGCFYAMLSLGLAIIFGLLNVINFAHGALYMLGAFGGYLLLQIFGVDYWWSLVIAPIGVGVIGAAIERLFLRRLAGVDHLYSLLFTFGLAIFLEGIFRDIYGAAGRPYPVPAALRGVVDIGFMRLPVYRLWIVLASLAMCGGIWLLIEKTKLGSYLRAGTENPRLVQALGINVPVMITMTYALGAALAAFAGVLAAPLYQVQPAMGSNLLIVTFAVVVIGGLGSLSGAILAGLALGVLEGLSKVIYPEVSSTVVFIAMAAILLIRPAGLMGREA; this is translated from the coding sequence GTGGTCGCAATGTTCGATATCCCGCTCCAAGTCCTGCTCGGTCAGATTACGATTGGGCTGGTCAACGGTTGCTTCTACGCGATGCTGAGCCTTGGGCTCGCAATCATCTTCGGCCTCTTGAATGTGATCAATTTCGCGCACGGGGCACTCTATATGCTGGGTGCTTTCGGCGGCTATCTGCTGTTGCAGATATTTGGAGTCGATTATTGGTGGTCCCTGGTCATCGCGCCAATTGGCGTCGGAGTGATCGGTGCTGCCATCGAGCGGCTATTCCTGCGCAGGCTGGCTGGGGTCGATCATCTCTATAGCCTGTTGTTCACGTTCGGGCTCGCGATCTTTCTCGAGGGCATCTTCCGCGACATCTATGGCGCTGCTGGCCGACCGTATCCGGTGCCGGCAGCCCTGAGAGGCGTTGTCGACATCGGCTTCATGCGACTGCCGGTCTACCGGCTATGGATCGTCCTGGCGTCGCTTGCGATGTGCGGTGGCATCTGGCTGCTGATCGAGAAGACCAAGCTCGGCTCCTATTTGCGAGCAGGCACCGAGAACCCGAGGCTGGTTCAGGCTCTCGGGATCAACGTTCCGGTCATGATCACGATGACCTATGCGCTTGGCGCGGCTCTCGCGGCCTTCGCTGGTGTGCTCGCAGCGCCGCTCTATCAGGTTCAACCGGCGATGGGCTCAAATCTTCTCATCGTCACCTTCGCGGTCGTGGTGATCGGCGGGTTAGGCTCTCTATCTGGTGCCATCCTCGCAGGCCTAGCGCTCGGCGTCTTGGAAGGACTTTCAAAAGTGATCTACCCGGAAGTTTCCTCAACTGTTGTTTTCATTGCCATGGCGGCGATCCTGTTGATCCGGCCCGCGGGCCTGATGGGACGGGAGGCATGA
- a CDS encoding iron-containing alcohol dehydrogenase: MHGFTFQSTKSSLVEPGSSARIGELARDLGCRSVLLISDPGVAAAGLLQPGLDGLKRAGIAVTLFTDVKADPPEHVIMAGVQQAVAAKVDGIVSIGGGSSMDTAKLVALLAVGKEQLSDIYGVGLAKGPRLPLILAPTTAGTGSEVTPISIVTTGENEKKGVVSPVLLPDWAVLDADLTLGLPPAVTAATGIDAMVHAIEAYTSKRLKNPVSDCLAREALRLLGSNIHAACTNGNNREARQAMLLGSMLAGMAFANAPVAAVHALAYPVGARFHVPHGLSNSLVLPGVLRFNATAAQPLYAEIAQVLLPSRKGGAQDLSAALIDYLSNLPVSLGLPTRLRDVGISHNHLPQLAEDAMKQQRLLINNPREVSLDDARAIYSEAL; encoded by the coding sequence GTGCACGGCTTCACGTTTCAATCGACAAAGTCTTCGCTGGTCGAGCCGGGAAGTTCAGCTCGCATCGGCGAGCTGGCGCGTGATCTCGGCTGCCGTTCGGTGCTGCTGATCTCTGATCCCGGCGTCGCGGCTGCCGGGCTGCTGCAGCCCGGCCTCGACGGACTGAAACGCGCGGGCATTGCCGTGACGCTTTTTACCGACGTCAAGGCGGATCCTCCGGAGCACGTGATCATGGCCGGGGTGCAGCAGGCGGTGGCGGCCAAGGTCGATGGCATCGTGTCCATTGGTGGCGGAAGTTCAATGGATACCGCAAAGCTGGTGGCTCTTCTTGCCGTCGGCAAAGAGCAGCTTTCGGACATCTATGGCGTGGGACTTGCCAAGGGGCCGCGCTTGCCGCTGATCCTCGCACCGACAACGGCCGGCACGGGCTCGGAGGTGACGCCGATCTCGATCGTCACAACCGGTGAAAACGAAAAGAAGGGTGTGGTCTCGCCGGTGTTGCTACCGGATTGGGCCGTGCTCGATGCCGATCTCACGCTCGGTCTGCCGCCGGCGGTAACGGCCGCCACCGGTATCGATGCGATGGTGCACGCGATCGAGGCCTACACCTCGAAACGACTGAAGAACCCGGTTTCTGACTGCCTGGCGCGCGAGGCCCTGCGATTGCTGGGCAGCAACATTCATGCGGCCTGCACCAACGGCAACAATCGCGAGGCGCGCCAGGCCATGCTGCTCGGCTCGATGCTGGCAGGAATGGCCTTTGCGAATGCGCCCGTCGCAGCCGTGCATGCCTTGGCCTATCCGGTCGGCGCCCGTTTCCACGTCCCACATGGCCTGTCCAATTCGCTCGTTCTTCCGGGCGTGTTGCGGTTCAATGCGACTGCGGCCCAGCCCCTCTATGCCGAGATCGCCCAGGTCCTGCTTCCCAGCCGGAAGGGCGGCGCGCAGGACCTAAGCGCTGCGCTCATCGACTATCTGTCTAACCTGCCAGTGTCGCTCGGACTGCCCACGCGGCTGCGCGACGTCGGCATTTCACACAATCATCTGCCTCAACTCGCGGAGGACGCGATGAAGCAGCAGCGGCTGCTCATCAACAACCCGCGTGAGGTATCGCTGGACGACGCGCGCGCTATCTACAGCGAGGCGCTATGA
- a CDS encoding acyl-CoA dehydrogenase family protein: MDFTLSEQQRVWRDRIVGFMHQHIYPSVSTYESQIAGFGPDRWRVVPIVEELKQRAKSQGLWNLFLPPSDHHDTDEFKGAGLSNLEYALCAEEMGKVFFASEVFNCSAPDTGNMEVLHRYGTKEQKERWLRPLVQGEIRSAFLMTEPAVASSDATNIETSIKRDGDHYVVNGRKWWSSGAGDPRCKIAIVMGKTATTGPAHQQQSQILVPLDTPGVSIERMLPVFGYDDAPHGHAQILLDNVRVPAANLLLGEGRGFEIAQGRLGPGRIHHCMRTIGVAETALEKMTTRLLNRTAFGKKLSEQSIWEQRVAEARIDIEMARLLCLKAADMMDRVGNKEAKLEIAMIKVAAPRAALRVIDDAIQAHGAAGVSEDFGLAREYALMRIMRLADGPDEVHNRQIAHIEFKKRLGGRKS, from the coding sequence ATGGATTTTACTCTGAGTGAGCAGCAGCGCGTCTGGCGCGACCGAATCGTCGGGTTCATGCACCAGCACATCTACCCGTCCGTCTCGACCTACGAATCTCAGATCGCGGGTTTCGGTCCCGATCGTTGGCGCGTCGTTCCGATCGTTGAAGAGCTTAAGCAACGGGCCAAATCGCAAGGTCTTTGGAATCTGTTCCTTCCCCCGTCCGATCATCATGACACAGACGAATTCAAGGGCGCCGGGCTCTCGAATCTCGAATACGCGTTATGCGCCGAGGAGATGGGCAAGGTCTTCTTCGCCTCCGAAGTCTTCAACTGCTCGGCGCCCGATACCGGCAACATGGAGGTGCTTCACCGCTACGGGACCAAGGAGCAAAAAGAGCGGTGGTTGCGACCGCTCGTGCAAGGTGAGATCCGGTCAGCCTTTTTGATGACGGAGCCGGCGGTAGCGTCGTCCGACGCCACCAACATCGAAACCTCCATAAAGCGAGATGGCGACCACTACGTCGTCAATGGAAGGAAGTGGTGGTCATCCGGTGCTGGAGATCCGCGCTGCAAGATCGCGATCGTGATGGGCAAGACTGCGACGACCGGCCCGGCCCATCAGCAGCAGTCTCAGATCCTCGTTCCACTCGACACCCCGGGTGTCAGCATCGAGAGGATGCTTCCGGTGTTTGGATATGATGATGCGCCCCACGGCCACGCACAAATCCTGCTCGACAACGTGCGTGTCCCGGCCGCCAATCTGCTGCTCGGTGAGGGAAGAGGATTCGAGATCGCGCAGGGACGCCTCGGGCCGGGCCGCATCCATCATTGCATGCGCACGATCGGCGTCGCTGAAACTGCGCTGGAGAAGATGACGACGCGGCTGCTGAATCGCACGGCCTTCGGGAAGAAGTTGTCGGAGCAGTCGATCTGGGAACAGCGAGTCGCGGAAGCTCGTATCGACATCGAGATGGCGCGTTTGCTTTGTCTCAAGGCGGCAGACATGATGGACAGGGTCGGCAATAAGGAGGCGAAGCTGGAGATCGCAATGATCAAGGTTGCCGCTCCCCGGGCGGCCCTGCGAGTGATCGACGATGCCATTCAGGCGCACGGCGCAGCCGGCGTAAGCGAAGACTTCGGCCTTGCTCGCGAATACGCCTTGATGAGGATCATGCGCTTGGCCGACGGCCCTGACGAGGTTCACAACCGCCAGATCGCTCATATCGAGTTCAAGAAGCGCCTTGGGGGAAGAAAGTCGTGA
- a CDS encoding phosphotransferase family protein, translating into MITRSDIEDQLTPVATADGRSRTVGPRLLAWLKMNVPELAEPITIAQIDGGQSNPTYKVQSASGAYALRRKPMGKLLPSAHAIDREYKVMAALRGTGFPVPRPIAFCADEEVIGSAFYVMEWIDGGHHWDGTLPQLSARERRALYRAEVLTLARLHMIDPETIGLSTYGKPGNYFSRQIDRWSKQYRASETQRIDPMERLIRWLPATVPPQERVSIVHGDYRLDNLIFSRNDTQIAAVLDWELSTLGDPLADFTYFLSHWVIPPDGRSGLAGLDLDALGIPGIEEMVALYTEQTHRRSISDLNWYLAYNLYRIVCIGQGVIGRVRDGTAAHPRAAEMESRIEPLAQTAWSFAERAGA; encoded by the coding sequence GTGATAACGAGGAGCGATATCGAAGATCAGCTCACGCCGGTAGCTACTGCGGACGGCCGCTCCCGCACCGTCGGACCCCGCCTGCTCGCCTGGCTGAAAATGAACGTCCCGGAGCTGGCGGAGCCGATCACGATCGCGCAAATCGATGGCGGTCAATCGAACCCTACCTACAAGGTCCAGAGCGCCTCAGGTGCGTACGCACTGAGAAGGAAACCTATGGGCAAGCTGCTACCGTCTGCCCATGCGATCGATCGCGAGTACAAGGTAATGGCGGCTCTTCGAGGAACGGGTTTTCCGGTGCCGCGGCCCATCGCCTTCTGTGCGGACGAGGAGGTGATCGGATCGGCTTTCTATGTGATGGAGTGGATCGATGGCGGGCACCATTGGGATGGTACGCTGCCGCAGCTCAGCGCACGAGAGAGGCGCGCTCTCTACAGAGCCGAGGTTTTAACCCTGGCACGCCTTCACATGATCGATCCCGAGACCATCGGTTTGTCGACTTACGGCAAGCCGGGGAACTATTTCTCCCGTCAGATCGACCGCTGGTCTAAACAGTACCGAGCCTCGGAAACGCAGCGGATCGATCCCATGGAGAGGCTGATACGCTGGCTTCCCGCCACGGTGCCGCCACAGGAGAGGGTGTCGATCGTGCATGGCGATTACCGTCTCGACAATCTGATCTTCTCCAGGAATGACACGCAGATCGCGGCCGTCCTGGACTGGGAGCTTTCCACACTCGGCGATCCCTTGGCTGACTTCACCTATTTTCTGTCCCACTGGGTGATTCCTCCGGATGGTCGGAGCGGGCTCGCCGGATTGGATCTCGATGCATTGGGCATTCCAGGCATCGAGGAAATGGTCGCACTCTATACTGAGCAGACGCACAGGCGGAGCATATCTGACCTGAATTGGTACCTCGCTTACAATCTCTATCGTATTGTCTGCATTGGGCAGGGTGTGATCGGTCGGGTGCGCGATGGCACGGCGGCACATCCACGTGCCGCCGAAATGGAATCGCGGATCGAGCCTCTGGCGCAGACCGCGTGGTCCTTTGCCGAGCGGGCAGGGGCCTGA
- a CDS encoding winged helix-turn-helix transcriptional regulator — MVILSDAWTFLVIREAFFGAHRFEEFRSMLQIPRATLTDRLQRLVSEGIFKRIEYSQTSSWVEYRLTRSGIDFYPTFMALMQFGDKWLSENHGVPLQLVHADCGKVSKPFVACSHCLNKVTARHVTYRDGPGAGLVNVEPSKRSRRSSDDEQFNRGRPSSVSRALQVIGDRWSFLVIREAFFGARRFDKLQSELGIAPNILSDRLTRLVERGIFMKRMYQSGPDRFEYLLTPMGFDLYGPLVTMMAWGDKWRSNGKAPLILTHIDCGHDFTPTVICNECKNPVQAHAMQYRMRYNPDRYGGKKSSRALPG; from the coding sequence GTGGTCATCCTCTCGGACGCGTGGACCTTCCTGGTGATTCGAGAGGCATTTTTTGGCGCTCATCGATTCGAGGAATTCCGCTCGATGCTGCAGATACCGAGGGCGACCTTGACGGATCGGCTGCAGCGCCTGGTGTCCGAGGGGATTTTCAAAAGGATCGAGTATTCCCAGACGTCGAGCTGGGTCGAATACCGCCTGACCCGCTCGGGTATCGATTTCTACCCGACCTTCATGGCTCTCATGCAGTTCGGGGACAAATGGCTCTCCGAGAACCACGGCGTACCTCTGCAACTGGTGCACGCCGATTGCGGCAAAGTGAGCAAGCCCTTCGTTGCTTGCTCCCATTGTCTGAACAAGGTGACGGCGCGCCACGTCACCTATCGCGACGGCCCCGGGGCAGGGCTTGTCAACGTCGAACCATCCAAACGTTCGCGGCGGTCGTCCGATGATGAGCAGTTCAATCGGGGGCGGCCAAGCTCGGTTTCGCGTGCTCTACAGGTCATCGGGGACCGGTGGAGCTTCCTGGTCATTCGGGAAGCGTTCTTCGGGGCGCGGCGGTTTGACAAACTGCAGTCCGAGCTAGGTATCGCCCCGAACATCCTGTCCGACCGACTCACCCGGCTCGTCGAGCGCGGGATCTTCATGAAGAGGATGTACCAAAGCGGGCCGGATCGCTTCGAGTACCTTTTGACGCCAATGGGCTTTGATCTTTATGGTCCCCTGGTCACCATGATGGCATGGGGCGACAAATGGAGATCGAACGGGAAGGCACCGCTGATCCTGACCCACATCGATTGCGGTCACGATTTCACGCCAACCGTGATCTGCAACGAGTGCAAGAATCCTGTACAGGCGCACGCGATGCAATATCGCATGCGTTACAATCCAGACCGCTACGGCGGCAAAAAAAGCAGCCGGGCATTGCCCGGCTGA
- a CDS encoding ABC transporter substrate-binding protein — protein MFASRSATVIAGLLVVLIGSAHAEKLYGPGVSDTEIKIGNTMPYSGPASSLSTIGKALDAYFKMINAKGGVNGRRVQFVSRDDAFSPPKTVEQTRKLVEDDGVSLIFGTIGTAPNTATQKYLNTNKVPQLFIGSSAEKWNDPAHFPWTMALSWQPNYADEAKIHLRYFRGKYPSGRVAILYQNDDAGKEFMKGVKEALGNDESKVVALALPFDLQYPTIDSEIARLATTKADAFMIYSVTPRACAQAIRTAYTIGWRPDLRFLSGSCPNIEAVLKPAGLEKAEGLVTMLSVKLVTPATQSEPDVAEFIAFMRDYVPDVVQSDSYAVYAYLLGNALREVLTRCGDDLTRENIMKQASSLKDIRLPLLLPGISINTSSSDYRPIRDAYLARFDGTEWVIFGDALRGD, from the coding sequence ATGTTCGCATCAAGGTCAGCTACAGTGATTGCTGGTTTGTTGGTAGTCCTGATTGGAAGCGCCCACGCAGAGAAACTGTATGGACCGGGAGTCAGCGATACCGAAATCAAGATCGGCAATACAATGCCGTACAGCGGGCCGGCATCCTCGCTCAGTACCATAGGCAAGGCGCTCGACGCGTATTTCAAGATGATCAACGCGAAGGGTGGCGTGAACGGCCGCAGGGTCCAGTTCGTCAGCCGCGACGATGCGTTCTCGCCGCCGAAGACGGTCGAGCAGACGCGCAAGCTGGTCGAGGACGACGGGGTTTCCCTGATCTTCGGAACCATTGGCACCGCGCCCAACACCGCGACCCAGAAATATCTGAACACCAACAAGGTGCCTCAGCTATTCATCGGGTCTTCCGCGGAGAAGTGGAACGATCCTGCTCATTTTCCGTGGACGATGGCTCTCTCATGGCAGCCGAACTACGCCGACGAGGCGAAAATCCATCTGCGCTATTTCAGAGGCAAATATCCTAGCGGCAGGGTCGCAATCCTCTATCAAAACGACGACGCCGGTAAGGAGTTCATGAAGGGAGTGAAGGAGGCCTTGGGCAACGACGAGTCGAAGGTCGTAGCTCTGGCTCTTCCGTTCGACCTGCAATATCCGACGATCGATTCCGAAATCGCGCGGCTTGCGACGACGAAGGCCGATGCCTTCATGATCTACAGCGTTACCCCCCGGGCCTGCGCCCAGGCGATCCGGACAGCCTATACCATCGGATGGCGTCCCGACTTGCGCTTTCTTTCCGGTAGTTGCCCGAATATCGAAGCGGTACTGAAGCCCGCCGGCCTCGAAAAAGCGGAAGGGCTTGTCACAATGCTGTCGGTCAAACTGGTGACGCCGGCGACCCAATCAGAACCTGACGTCGCCGAGTTCATTGCTTTCATGAGGGACTATGTGCCCGACGTCGTGCAGAGCGACTCCTACGCCGTCTACGCTTACCTTCTCGGCAATGCGCTCCGCGAAGTGCTCACGCGTTGTGGGGACGATCTGACACGAGAGAACATCATGAAGCAGGCATCGAGTTTGAAAGATATTCGCCTGCCGCTGCTCCTGCCTGGCATCAGCATCAATACGAGCTCTTCGGACTATCGGCCGATCCGAGATGCGTACCTCGCCCGGTTCGACGGAACGGAATGGGTCATCTTCGGAGACGCACTGCGCGGAGACTGA